DNA from Evansella sp. LMS18:
GCGATCGAAAACCAGATTACGAAGGAAAACGCCCATAAAATTAAAGCCGAAATTATTGTTGAAGCTGCAAACGGACCAACTACTATTGAAGCTACAGAGATACTCAGTGACCGGGGAGTCCTTCTGGTTCCCGATGTCCTTGCAAGTGCAGGCGGAGTAACAGTATCTTACTTCGAATGGGTGCAGAACAATCAGGGATTCTACTGGACAGAAGAAGAAGTGGCGGAAAGACTGGAAAAAATCCTCGTCTCTTCCTTCGATAATGTTTACCGAGTCTCTTCTACCAGAGGTGTGGACATGAGGCTTGCAGCCTATATGGTTGGTGTGAGGAAAATGGCTGAAGCGAGCAGATTCCGAGGCTGGATTTAATTTTTTCCTGGCGTTACAATAGAATATAAGAATTAGAGATTCCCTTTCGCTAAAGCTGAAAGGGTTTCTTTTGTGACTGTTGTTTTCACAAGTTTTACACCCTATAATTTTTGGTGGAGACAATCCCGGCAGCGCCGCAAGTTTACTTTAAGGAAGGCTAATAATATAGTGAACCTTCAATCAGTGGGGGGATTCGTCCCCCCCATTGATTGTTAGTTGAACCAATCGGGAAGTTAGCGTCGGTTATCTCACGCATAAAAAACTTCTTCGCTTCCACTCCTGTTTTGAGGCGGGAGTTGTACGGACGGTTACATCGGGATAAATATAATAAATGACAGGTAAATAAATCGAGGTGTTAAAAATGAAGCAGGAAGATGCGATTATTATTGGTGCCGGTCCCTGTGGCCTTGCAGCGGCGATTGCTCTTCAGAATAAAGGAATGAGCCCGCTAATTATCGAAAAAGGCAATATAGTTAATGCCATTTATAACTATCCTACCCATCAGCAGTTTTTCAGCAGCAGTGAGAAGCTGGCTATTGGCAATATCCCTTTCTACAGTATAGAAAGGAAGCCAAAAAGAAACGAAGCTCTCGTTTATTACCGGCAGGTGGCTGAGGAAAAAGACCTGAGGATAAACGCATATGAAAAGGTGGTTCAGGTCACTAAAGACAGGGAACACCGCTTTACTGTGCATACAAAGCTGTTAAATGGTTCGGAAAAAGAATACAGGGCTAAGTATTTAATTATTGCCACAGGTTATTATGATTCCCCGAATTATATGGATATTAAAGGAGAGAATCAGCCTCATGTTTACCACTACTTTAAAGAGGCGCATCCTTATTATGGCCAGCATACGGCGGTGATCGGGGGAAAAAATTCCGCCGTTGATGCCGCGCTCGAGCTGGAAAAAGCCGGCGCAAAAGTAACTGTCTTTTACCGTGGGGCTGAATATTCAAAAAGTATCAAGCCGTGGATTCTCCCCGAATTTGACGGCCTTGTGAGAAACGGACGGATCAGCATGCACTTTAACACCGAGATTGAACAAATTACGGAAAATACTATTATTTACAAGAAAGATAATCAGAAAATGGAAGACAGGGCTGATTTTGTATTTGCAATGACTGGCTATCACCCTGACCATTCTTTTTTAAAGCAAATGGGTGTTGAGGTTGAGGTGGAAACCGGAAGGCCAGTGTTTAATGAAGAGACTATGGAAACAAATGCAGGAAATATATATATTGCTGGTGTTATAGCAGCCGGAAATAATGCGAATGAAATTTTTATTGAGAATGGCAGGTTTCACGGCGGAAAAATAGCTGAGGCAATCGCGGAAAAAGAACGAAGCAGATAATCATCAATTTAATGAGTCTGCATGGGGAGGAAAGCTATGAAGAGAGTTGCTGTAATAACAACAGGCGGTACGATCGCAAGTAAACATAATGAAGAAGGAAGGCTCAGTTCAGGTGTTATTTCCGGGGAGGAACTCAGTTCTATTCTGAATCTTCCTGAAGATATTGATATAACCATTCATTCTATGCTGCAGAAGCCGAGTATGCATATTAGTTTTTCAGATCTTGATGACATCCGTCAAAAAATAACTCAGTTATTTAAGAACAACGAAGCAGATGGGGTAGTAGTGACCCATGGAACAGATACGCTGGAAGAGTCGGCTTACTATCTGGATCTGACAATAGATGATCCTCGACCGGTTGTTGTCACTGGTTCACAAAGGTCCCCGGTTGATCTTGGGAGTGATGCTTTTATCAATCTCCGCCATGCTATTTATTCTGCTTCTGATTCTCAGTTAAGAGATACAGGGACAGTCGTGGTATTCAATGAGAGAGTTTTTGCTGCTAAATATGTTAAGAAGGAACATGCTTCCAATATTCAGGGATTTAATTCTTTCGGCTATGGTTATTTAGGTATAATAGATAATGACAAGCTGTTTCTGTATCAAAAACCTGTAAGGCAGGATAAAGTGGTACCTAAAGAAAGCAAAGTGCCGGTAGTTGATATTATTAAATGTTACCTCGGGGCTGATGATAAATTTATACGTGCATGCATTGATAGCAAAGTAGACGGTATTATCCTTGAAGGAGTAGGCCGTGGACAGATTTCTCCTGAAATGATGGAAGCTGTTAAAGAGGCAGTTGCTGAAGGGATTCATATTGTTGTTACAACAGCTGCTGAAGAGGGTGAGGTTTATACCGCATATGAGTATTCAGGTAGTGCCTACGATTTGTACAAAACGGGTGTGATTCTCGGGAAAGATTATGACAGCAAAAAAGCCAGAATAAAGCTGATAACCTTACTGCGTGCAGGGGAAGATATTAAAGAAGGCTTTACTCAGTAACGGTTTTTTCAGGAAAAAACTGCCGGAAAGGCGATGAAGCGGATGCTTTCTCTGGTTACCGCAGGGATCGCCCCTGCAATAGCACTCCTGTGTTATTTTTATTTAAAAGACGAATATGAGCAGGAACCTGTTCACATGGTTGTAAGATGTTTTCTTTTTGGCGGGTTACTTGTGTTTCCTATTTTATTTATCCAGTTTGCTATCGTCGAAGAAGGGCTGGCGGAGTCTGTATATATTCAGGCCTTCCTGAAGACTGCTCTTATAGAAGAGTTCCTGAAATGGTTTGTTGTAGTCGCAGCGGTATTCCATCATATGTATTTTAACCAGCGGTATGACGGTATTGTTTATGCGACTGCGGTAGCTCTTGGGTTTGCTTCTGCGGAAAATATTATTTATCTCCTTGCAAACGGGATGGAAACAGCCTTTTTAAGAGCTGTTTTTCCAGTGAGCAGCCATGCTTTGTTTGGCGTCATAATGGGTTACTACCTTGGTAAAGCGAAGTTTTACAAAAAGAAAAAGATACTGTTCCTTACTTATTCTTTTCTGTTACCATTCCTTTTGCATGGTTTTTATAATTTTATTTTACTGACCCAGGATAAATGGGTATTATATTTAATACCTTTTATGATTTTTTTATGGCTTCTGAGTTTAAGAAAGGTAAAAAAGGCAAACAGGAATCAGGAGCTTTTCAGCAGAAAGAGTGCTGCAGGATAAGGCTGCAGCTTAAAGAGACAGCTGAACTGCATCATGGCAGGAAAGCTGAATTAACTTGGAAAAAGGAGTGATTTTGTTGGCTGAAGTTAAGCCACGTTATAAAATAACGATCAGATGCCCGGAATGCGGAGAAAAATATATCCTTCGAGGCAGGCCTAATAATGAAGGAGGATATGATACGGGATTCAGGAAATGTGTTTGCGGAAATGAATCACGGCTGGAGGTCGATGTATCTCCGGAATAGAAAAGCAGGAATGAAGGATGCATCCAAAGGGTGCATCCTTTTTCAGTAGTCTTAGCAGGAGGTTCGCTCCATCCCGTAAAATAGGTTTTTCTTTAAATTGGATTTTTTGTATAAAAAGAGGTCGTTAGATAAAACTACCCATAATGAACCGCTATGCAATGTAATGAGCAATAAACTGAGGAGGATTTCATATGGGCAGTCAACGTTTTTTAAAGTTTAAAAAGCATCATATATGTCTGGTTG
Protein-coding regions in this window:
- the prsW gene encoding glutamic-type intramembrane protease PrsW, whose product is MLSLVTAGIAPAIALLCYFYLKDEYEQEPVHMVVRCFLFGGLLVFPILFIQFAIVEEGLAESVYIQAFLKTALIEEFLKWFVVVAAVFHHMYFNQRYDGIVYATAVALGFASAENIIYLLANGMETAFLRAVFPVSSHALFGVIMGYYLGKAKFYKKKKILFLTYSFLLPFLLHGFYNFILLTQDKWVLYLIPFMIFLWLLSLRKVKKANRNQELFSRKSAAG
- a CDS encoding asparaginase — encoded protein: MKRVAVITTGGTIASKHNEEGRLSSGVISGEELSSILNLPEDIDITIHSMLQKPSMHISFSDLDDIRQKITQLFKNNEADGVVVTHGTDTLEESAYYLDLTIDDPRPVVVTGSQRSPVDLGSDAFINLRHAIYSASDSQLRDTGTVVVFNERVFAAKYVKKEHASNIQGFNSFGYGYLGIIDNDKLFLYQKPVRQDKVVPKESKVPVVDIIKCYLGADDKFIRACIDSKVDGIILEGVGRGQISPEMMEAVKEAVAEGIHIVVTTAAEEGEVYTAYEYSGSAYDLYKTGVILGKDYDSKKARIKLITLLRAGEDIKEGFTQ
- a CDS encoding YpdA family putative bacillithiol disulfide reductase, whose translation is MKQEDAIIIGAGPCGLAAAIALQNKGMSPLIIEKGNIVNAIYNYPTHQQFFSSSEKLAIGNIPFYSIERKPKRNEALVYYRQVAEEKDLRINAYEKVVQVTKDREHRFTVHTKLLNGSEKEYRAKYLIIATGYYDSPNYMDIKGENQPHVYHYFKEAHPYYGQHTAVIGGKNSAVDAALELEKAGAKVTVFYRGAEYSKSIKPWILPEFDGLVRNGRISMHFNTEIEQITENTIIYKKDNQKMEDRADFVFAMTGYHPDHSFLKQMGVEVEVETGRPVFNEETMETNAGNIYIAGVIAAGNNANEIFIENGRFHGGKIAEAIAEKERSR